One segment of Hippopotamus amphibius kiboko isolate mHipAmp2 chromosome 4, mHipAmp2.hap2, whole genome shotgun sequence DNA contains the following:
- the PLEKHG3 gene encoding pleckstrin homology domain-containing family G member 3 isoform X5: MNLTAWGDAPWRERKDCLRPGARGQNLPGAPLPGSDARMPVSASLHQKGSQERPVSLTSTTSSSGSSCDSRGAMEEPSGSEASAENGAGSPRGRHLPNSSNNSSGWRSVRGSLSPFNSRASGAPVHKLSYLGRVVREIVETERTYVQDLRSIVEDYLLKIIDTQGLLNPEQVSALFGNIESIYALNSQLLRDLDSCNSDPVAVASCFVERSQEFDIYTQYCNNYPNSVAALTECMQDKQQAKFFRDRQELLQHSLPLGSYLLKPVQRILKYHLLLQEIAKHFDEEEDGFEVVEDAIDTMTCVAWYINDMKRRHEHAVRLQEIQSLLINWKGPDLTTYGELVLEGTFRVHRVRSEKTFFLFDKALLITKKRGDHFVYKGHIPCSSLMLIESTRESLCFTVTHYKHSKQQYNLQAKTVEEKRSWTHHIKRLILENHHTTIPQKAKEAILEMDSYYPNRYRHSPERLKKASQDEVSTHVHQGRRQSEPGQPLYSRATLPSRQRGFVVPGLKGRRKSEPSRHLLRQLSDKAGAAGMQHAGSVGTLLDFGQPPCARGRQSEAEGAAQEEQEEEEEEVVEEEEEEQAFQVSLEDLAGLEGSEKGARPEPPGSEEEEEEEESLAVAEQGKGHRESEDPKSCRRPSSRSPTAAETCLSFESVSSLPEVEPDTESGTEQEVFAAMEGPSTEETPSDTEAPEVLEMQLDTHQLLLGPDPPGDVVDFMVVESTEDPKALSSEEEEEEMGAAHEPESLLPPSVLDQASVIAERFVSSFSRRSSLALEDGKSSGFGSPRLTSRSSSVVSLEDGEKGPASHGSTTDSLGAQLPPEVDIRVTVAAESEPSVNGTEPPSPGCPAEPDRSSCTKESKLSSRDRLLLEKIKSYYENAEHHDAGFSVRRRESLSFIPKGLVRNSVSRINSLPRPDPGPAAPLGHKRQVGSRAASWALLDHPRPADQPRPGQAGAGDPAPITDAEFRPSSEIVKLWEEMESPKGSPQKGPGQGQANGFDLHEPLFILEEHELGAITEESAAASPESASPTEPTSPAHLARELKELVKELNSGAQGELVTPLHPRILQLSHVMDSHMSEHVKSKVYHLARQYSLRIKSKSVTARLPLQWEKVAPTVPHLQEETGVPSGGRGKRKPVLSLFNHEQSPVQEHSPPKPNSARETSPRRFSFSPSATSPRTTSPGAWHVPRSPLSPFDTETFNWPDVRELCSKYASQNQAPQAKGSRPCNLPVNRSRSLPENMMEPPPPPPPSGRVGRCCSLNARRAPAGPEAAQPQSGGGSPPSVPVRGEALYITADLTLEDNRRMVVMEKGPLLGPDAGLEAASGQGPSSAAAQAGQGQEFQERAEYRPKEEGPRDPADPSQQGRVRSLRQKFQALNSES, encoded by the exons AACCTCCCTGGAGCGCCCCTGCCAGGCAGCGATGCCAGGATGCCCgtctctgcctccctccaccaAAAGGGCAGCCAGGAGCGGCCCGTGAGCCTGACCTCCACCACCTCGTCATCGGGCTCCTCCTGTGACAGCCGCGGGGCCATGGAGGAGCCCAGCGGCTCCGAGGCTTCGGCCGAGAACGGGGCGGGCTCCCCTCGCGGCCGGCATCTccccaacagcagcaacaacTCCAGCGGCTGGCGGAGCGTGAGGGGGTCACTGTCCCCCTTCAACAGCCGGGCGTCGGGGGCGCCTGTGCACAAGCTCAGCTACTTGGGCCGTGTGGTGAGGGAAATTGTGGAGACGGAGCGCACGTACGTGCAAGACCTGCGCAGCATTGTGGAG GACTACCTCTTGAAGATCATTGACACGCAGGGGCTGCTGAACCCGGAGCAAGTCAGCGCCCTCTTTGGGAACATAGAAAGCATCTATGCACTGAACAG CCAGCTGCTCAGAGACCTGGACAGCTGCAATAGTGACCCCGTGGCTGTGGCCAGCTGCTTTGTGGAAAGG AGCCAAGAGTTTGATATCTACACCCAGTATTGCAACAACTACCCTAA ctcAGTGGCCGCCCTGACCGAGTGCATGCAGGACAAGCAGCAGGCCAAGTTCTTCCGGGACCGGCAGGAGCTGCTGCAGCACTCGCTGCCCTTGGGCTCCTACCTCCTGAAGCCGGTCCAGCGCATCCTCAAGTATCACCTGCTACTCCAG GAAATCGCTAAACATTTTGATGAGGAAGAGGATGGCTTTGAGGTGGTGGAGGATGCCATTGACACCATGACCTGCGTGGCCTGGTACATCAACGACATGAAGAGGAGGCATGAGCACGCAGTCCGGCTCCAG GAGATTCAGTCTCTACTCATCAACTGGAAGGGGCCAGACTTGACCACCTACGGGGAGCTCGTCCTGGAGGGCACGTTCCGCGTGCACCGTGTGCGCAGCGAGAAGACCTTCTTCCTCTTTGACAAAGCACTGCTCATCACCAAGAAGCGGGGAGATCACTTTGTCTACAAGGGTCACATCCCG TGCTCCTCCCTCATGCTGATTGAAAGCACCAGAGAATCCCTGTGCTTCACCGTCACCCACTACAAGCACAGCAAGCAGCAGTACAACCTCCAG GCCAAAACAGTGGAGGAGAAACGGAGCTGGACTCACCACATCAAGAGGCTCATCCTGGAGAACCACCACACCACCATCCCCCAGAAG GCCAAAGAAGCCATCTTGGAAATGGATTCCTATT ATCCCAATCGGTACCGCCACAGCCCAGAGCGCCTGAAGAAGGCCTCCCAGGATGAAGTGTCCACCCATGTGCACCAGGGGCGCCGGCAGTCGG AGCCTGGTCAGCCCCTGTACAGCCGGGCAACACTCCCGAGCAGGCAGCGAGGCTTCGTGGTGCCAGGCCTTAAGGGCCGTAGAAAGTCGG AGCCATCCAGACATCTGCTCAGGCAACTCAGCGACAAAG CCGGAGCAGCCGGAATGCAG CATGCAGGTAGTGTTGGCACGCTCCTGGACTTTGGACAGCCCCCCTGCGCTCGGGGCCGGCAGTCGGAGGCTGAAGGGGCTgcccaggaggagcaggaggaggaggaggaggaggtggtggaggaggaggaggaggagcaggcctTTCAGGTCTCCCTGGAGGACCTGGCAGGGCTTGAAGGCAGCGAGAAGGGGGCCAGGCCAGAGCCCCCAGGctcggaggaggaggaggaggaggaggagagcctgGCAGTGGCGGAGCAG GGGAAGGGGCACAGGGAGTCTGAAGACCCCAAGAGCTGCAGGAGGCCCAGCAGCCGATCTCCAACCGCTGCCGAGACGTGCCTGAGCTTTGAGTCCGTGTCTTCCCTGCCGGAG GTTGAGCCAGACACTGAGTCTGGGACAGAGCAGGAGGTGTTTGCTGCCATGGAAGGTCCCAGCACCGAGGAGACGCCCTCAGACACAGAGGCTCCGGAAGTCCTGGAAATGCAGCTTGACACCCACCAGCTGCTGCTGGGACCGGACCCCCCGGGTGACGTGGTGGACTTCATGGTGGTCGAGAGCACCGAGGACCCAAAGGCCCTgagcagtgaggaggaggaggaggagatgggggccGCCCACGAGCCCGagagcctcctgcctccctccgtGCTGGACCAGGCCAGCGTCATCGCCGAGCGGTTCGTCAGCAGCTTCTCCCGGCGGAGCAGCCTGGCGCTGGAGGACGGCAAGTCCAGTGGCTTTGGGAGCCCGCGGCTGACCAGCCGGAGCAGCAGTGTGGTCAGCCTAGAGGACGGCGAGAAGGGCCCGGCCTCGCACGGCAGCACCACAGACTCCCTGGGCGCTCAGCTCCCTCCAGAAGTGGACATCCGTGTGACAGTGGCCGCAGAGAGTGAACCTTCTGTCAACGGGACGGAGCCCCCAAGCCCAGGCTGCCCAGCGGAGCCAGACAGGTCTTCCTGCACGAAGGAATCAAAGCTTTCTTCCCGAGACCGGCTGTTGTTGGAAAAAATCAAGAGCTACTACGAAAATGCAGAGCACCACGACGCAGGCTTTAGTGTCCGGCGCCGGGAGAGCCTCTCCTTCATCCCCAAGGGGCTGGTGAGAAACTCAGTCTCCAGAATCAACAGCCTTCCCAGGCCAGACCCGGGGCCAGCGGCTCCGCTGGGGCATAAGAGACAGGTGGGCTCGCGGGCAGCCTCGTGGGCCCTCTTGGACCACCCAAGACCAGCGGACCAGCCAAGACCAGGCCAGGCTGGAGCTGGGGACCCAGCTCCTATCACAGATGCTGAGTTCCGCCCGTCTTCGGAAATTGTGAAGCTCTGGGAGGAGATGGAGTCTCCCAAGGGGAGCCCTCAGAAGGGGCCAGGCCAAGGCCAGGCCAATGGCTTTGACCTGCATGAGCCCCTCTTCATCCTGGAGGAGCACGAGCTGGGGGCCATCACCGAGGAGTCGGCTGCTGCCTCGCCAGAGAGCGCCTCCCCCACCGAGCCGACCAGCCCGGCCCACCTGGCCCGGGAGCTGAAGGAGCTGGTGAAGGAGCTGAATAGCGGCGCTCAGGGGGAGCTGGTGACCCCCCTGCACCCCCGCATCCTGCAGCTCTCCCACGTGATGGACAGCCACATGAGCGAGCACGTCAAGAGCAAGGTCTACCATCTGGCTCGCCAGTACAGCCTCCGGATCAAGAGCAAGTCGGTGACAGCCAGGCTGCCACTGCAGTGGGAGAAGGTGGCTCCCACCGTCCCCCACCTGCAGGAGGAGACTGGCGTGCCGTCGGGTGGCAGAG GTAAGAGGAAGCCGGTGCTCTCTCTCTTCAACCATGAGCAGTCCCCGGTCCAGGAGCACAGCCCGCCCAAGCCCAACTCTGCCAGGGAGACATCGCCACGGCGTTTCTCCTTCAGCCCCTCAGCCACCAGCCCGAGGACCACCTCACCTGGGGCCTGGCATGTCCCCCGAAGCCCCCTCAGCCCCTTCGACACTGAGACCTTCAACTGGCCCGATGTCCGAGAGCTCTGCTCCAAATACGCCTCCCAGAACCAGGCGCCCCAGGCCAAGGGCAGCCGGCCCTGCAACCTGCCCGTCAACCGGAGCCGCTCTCTGCCAGAGAACATGatggagccgccgccgccgccgccgccgtcgggCAGGGTGGGCCGCTGCTGCAGCCTGAACGCCAGGAGGGCCCCAGCGGGCCCGGAGGCCGCCCAGCCCCAGTCTGGCGGGGGGTCGCCCCCAAGTGTGCCCGTCAGAGGGGAGGCCCTGTACATCACCGCAGACCTCACACTAGAGGACAACCGGCGGATGGTTGTCATGGAGAAGGGGCCCCTGCTGGGTCCCGACGCGGGACTGGAGGCGGCCAGCGGGCAGGGACCGAGCTCAGCGGCAGCCCAGGCAGGGCAAGGCCAGGAGTTCCAGGAGCGTGCAGAGTATCGGCCTAAGGAAGAGGGTCCCAGGGACCCGGCGGACCCAAGCCAGCAGGGCAGAGTCAGGAGCCTGAGGCAGAAATTCCAGGCCTTGAACTCTGAGTCGTGA
- the PLEKHG3 gene encoding pleckstrin homology domain-containing family G member 3 isoform X2: MNLTAWGDAPWRERKDCLRPGARGQNLPGAPLPGSDARMPVSASLHQKGSQERPVSLTSTTSSSGSSCDSRGAMEEPSGSEASAENGAGSPRGRHLPNSSNNSSGWRSVRGSLSPFNSRASGAPVHKLSYLGRVVREIVETERTYVQDLRSIVEDYLLKIIDTQGLLNPEQVSALFGNIESIYALNSQLLRDLDSCNSDPVAVASCFVERSQEFDIYTQYCNNYPNSVAALTECMQDKQQAKFFRDRQELLQHSLPLGSYLLKPVQRILKYHLLLQEIAKHFDEEEDGFEVVEDAIDTMTCVAWYINDMKRRHEHAVRLQEIQSLLINWKGPDLTTYGELVLEGTFRVHRVRSEKTFFLFDKALLITKKRGDHFVYKGHIPCSSLMLIESTRESLCFTVTHYKHSKQQYNLQAKTVEEKRSWTHHIKRLILENHHTTIPQKAKEAILEMDSYYPNRYRHSPERLKKASQDEVSTHVHQGRRQSEPGQPLYSRATLPSRQRGFVVPGLKGRRKSEPSRHLLRQLSDKAGAAGMQHAGSVGTLLDFGQPPCARGRQSEAEGAAQEEQEEEEEEVVEEEEEEQAFQVSLEDLAGLEGSEKGARPEPPGSEEEEEEEESLAVAEQVADFASSLLAALHCWHYRANALLFSRGAMGKGHRESEDPKSCRRPSSRSPTAAETCLSFESVSSLPEVEPDTESGTEQEVFAAMEGPSTEETPSDTEAPEVLEMQLDTHQLLLGPDPPGDVVDFMVVESTEDPKALSSEEEEEEMGAAHEPESLLPPSVLDQASVIAERFVSSFSRRSSLALEDGKSSGFGSPRLTSRSSSVVSLEDGEKGPASHGSTTDSLGAQLPPEVDIRVTVAAESEPSVNGTEPPSPGCPAEPDRSSCTKESKLSSRDRLLLEKIKSYYENAEHHDAGFSVRRRESLSFIPKGLVRNSVSRINSLPRPDPGPAAPLGHKRQVGSRAASWALLDHPRPADQPRPGQAGAGDPAPITDAEFRPSSEIVKLWEEMESPKGSPQKGPGQGQANGFDLHEPLFILEEHELGAITEESAAASPESASPTEPTSPAHLARELKELVKELNSGAQGELVTPLHPRILQLSHVMDSHMSEHVKSKVYHLARQYSLRIKSKSVTARLPLQWEKVAPTVPHLQEETGVPSGGRGKRKPVLSLFNHEQSPVQEHSPPKPNSARETSPRRFSFSPSATSPRTTSPGAWHVPRSPLSPFDTETFNWPDVRELCSKYASQNQAPQAKGSRPCNLPVNRSRSLPENMMEPPPPPPPSGRVGRCCSLNARRAPAGPEAAQPQSGGGSPPSVPVRGEALYITADLTLEDNRRMVVMEKGPLLGPDAGLEAASGQGPSSAAAQAGQGQEFQERAEYRPKEEGPRDPADPSQQGRVRSLRQKFQALNSES, translated from the exons AACCTCCCTGGAGCGCCCCTGCCAGGCAGCGATGCCAGGATGCCCgtctctgcctccctccaccaAAAGGGCAGCCAGGAGCGGCCCGTGAGCCTGACCTCCACCACCTCGTCATCGGGCTCCTCCTGTGACAGCCGCGGGGCCATGGAGGAGCCCAGCGGCTCCGAGGCTTCGGCCGAGAACGGGGCGGGCTCCCCTCGCGGCCGGCATCTccccaacagcagcaacaacTCCAGCGGCTGGCGGAGCGTGAGGGGGTCACTGTCCCCCTTCAACAGCCGGGCGTCGGGGGCGCCTGTGCACAAGCTCAGCTACTTGGGCCGTGTGGTGAGGGAAATTGTGGAGACGGAGCGCACGTACGTGCAAGACCTGCGCAGCATTGTGGAG GACTACCTCTTGAAGATCATTGACACGCAGGGGCTGCTGAACCCGGAGCAAGTCAGCGCCCTCTTTGGGAACATAGAAAGCATCTATGCACTGAACAG CCAGCTGCTCAGAGACCTGGACAGCTGCAATAGTGACCCCGTGGCTGTGGCCAGCTGCTTTGTGGAAAGG AGCCAAGAGTTTGATATCTACACCCAGTATTGCAACAACTACCCTAA ctcAGTGGCCGCCCTGACCGAGTGCATGCAGGACAAGCAGCAGGCCAAGTTCTTCCGGGACCGGCAGGAGCTGCTGCAGCACTCGCTGCCCTTGGGCTCCTACCTCCTGAAGCCGGTCCAGCGCATCCTCAAGTATCACCTGCTACTCCAG GAAATCGCTAAACATTTTGATGAGGAAGAGGATGGCTTTGAGGTGGTGGAGGATGCCATTGACACCATGACCTGCGTGGCCTGGTACATCAACGACATGAAGAGGAGGCATGAGCACGCAGTCCGGCTCCAG GAGATTCAGTCTCTACTCATCAACTGGAAGGGGCCAGACTTGACCACCTACGGGGAGCTCGTCCTGGAGGGCACGTTCCGCGTGCACCGTGTGCGCAGCGAGAAGACCTTCTTCCTCTTTGACAAAGCACTGCTCATCACCAAGAAGCGGGGAGATCACTTTGTCTACAAGGGTCACATCCCG TGCTCCTCCCTCATGCTGATTGAAAGCACCAGAGAATCCCTGTGCTTCACCGTCACCCACTACAAGCACAGCAAGCAGCAGTACAACCTCCAG GCCAAAACAGTGGAGGAGAAACGGAGCTGGACTCACCACATCAAGAGGCTCATCCTGGAGAACCACCACACCACCATCCCCCAGAAG GCCAAAGAAGCCATCTTGGAAATGGATTCCTATT ATCCCAATCGGTACCGCCACAGCCCAGAGCGCCTGAAGAAGGCCTCCCAGGATGAAGTGTCCACCCATGTGCACCAGGGGCGCCGGCAGTCGG AGCCTGGTCAGCCCCTGTACAGCCGGGCAACACTCCCGAGCAGGCAGCGAGGCTTCGTGGTGCCAGGCCTTAAGGGCCGTAGAAAGTCGG AGCCATCCAGACATCTGCTCAGGCAACTCAGCGACAAAG CCGGAGCAGCCGGAATGCAG CATGCAGGTAGTGTTGGCACGCTCCTGGACTTTGGACAGCCCCCCTGCGCTCGGGGCCGGCAGTCGGAGGCTGAAGGGGCTgcccaggaggagcaggaggaggaggaggaggaggtggtggaggaggaggaggaggagcaggcctTTCAGGTCTCCCTGGAGGACCTGGCAGGGCTTGAAGGCAGCGAGAAGGGGGCCAGGCCAGAGCCCCCAGGctcggaggaggaggaggaggaggaggagagcctgGCAGTGGCGGAGCAGGTAGCCGACTTTGCCAGCTCCCTGCTGGCCGCCCTCCACTGCTGGCACTATCGGGCCAACGCTTTACTTTTCTCCCGGGGCGCTATG GGGAAGGGGCACAGGGAGTCTGAAGACCCCAAGAGCTGCAGGAGGCCCAGCAGCCGATCTCCAACCGCTGCCGAGACGTGCCTGAGCTTTGAGTCCGTGTCTTCCCTGCCGGAG GTTGAGCCAGACACTGAGTCTGGGACAGAGCAGGAGGTGTTTGCTGCCATGGAAGGTCCCAGCACCGAGGAGACGCCCTCAGACACAGAGGCTCCGGAAGTCCTGGAAATGCAGCTTGACACCCACCAGCTGCTGCTGGGACCGGACCCCCCGGGTGACGTGGTGGACTTCATGGTGGTCGAGAGCACCGAGGACCCAAAGGCCCTgagcagtgaggaggaggaggaggagatgggggccGCCCACGAGCCCGagagcctcctgcctccctccgtGCTGGACCAGGCCAGCGTCATCGCCGAGCGGTTCGTCAGCAGCTTCTCCCGGCGGAGCAGCCTGGCGCTGGAGGACGGCAAGTCCAGTGGCTTTGGGAGCCCGCGGCTGACCAGCCGGAGCAGCAGTGTGGTCAGCCTAGAGGACGGCGAGAAGGGCCCGGCCTCGCACGGCAGCACCACAGACTCCCTGGGCGCTCAGCTCCCTCCAGAAGTGGACATCCGTGTGACAGTGGCCGCAGAGAGTGAACCTTCTGTCAACGGGACGGAGCCCCCAAGCCCAGGCTGCCCAGCGGAGCCAGACAGGTCTTCCTGCACGAAGGAATCAAAGCTTTCTTCCCGAGACCGGCTGTTGTTGGAAAAAATCAAGAGCTACTACGAAAATGCAGAGCACCACGACGCAGGCTTTAGTGTCCGGCGCCGGGAGAGCCTCTCCTTCATCCCCAAGGGGCTGGTGAGAAACTCAGTCTCCAGAATCAACAGCCTTCCCAGGCCAGACCCGGGGCCAGCGGCTCCGCTGGGGCATAAGAGACAGGTGGGCTCGCGGGCAGCCTCGTGGGCCCTCTTGGACCACCCAAGACCAGCGGACCAGCCAAGACCAGGCCAGGCTGGAGCTGGGGACCCAGCTCCTATCACAGATGCTGAGTTCCGCCCGTCTTCGGAAATTGTGAAGCTCTGGGAGGAGATGGAGTCTCCCAAGGGGAGCCCTCAGAAGGGGCCAGGCCAAGGCCAGGCCAATGGCTTTGACCTGCATGAGCCCCTCTTCATCCTGGAGGAGCACGAGCTGGGGGCCATCACCGAGGAGTCGGCTGCTGCCTCGCCAGAGAGCGCCTCCCCCACCGAGCCGACCAGCCCGGCCCACCTGGCCCGGGAGCTGAAGGAGCTGGTGAAGGAGCTGAATAGCGGCGCTCAGGGGGAGCTGGTGACCCCCCTGCACCCCCGCATCCTGCAGCTCTCCCACGTGATGGACAGCCACATGAGCGAGCACGTCAAGAGCAAGGTCTACCATCTGGCTCGCCAGTACAGCCTCCGGATCAAGAGCAAGTCGGTGACAGCCAGGCTGCCACTGCAGTGGGAGAAGGTGGCTCCCACCGTCCCCCACCTGCAGGAGGAGACTGGCGTGCCGTCGGGTGGCAGAG GTAAGAGGAAGCCGGTGCTCTCTCTCTTCAACCATGAGCAGTCCCCGGTCCAGGAGCACAGCCCGCCCAAGCCCAACTCTGCCAGGGAGACATCGCCACGGCGTTTCTCCTTCAGCCCCTCAGCCACCAGCCCGAGGACCACCTCACCTGGGGCCTGGCATGTCCCCCGAAGCCCCCTCAGCCCCTTCGACACTGAGACCTTCAACTGGCCCGATGTCCGAGAGCTCTGCTCCAAATACGCCTCCCAGAACCAGGCGCCCCAGGCCAAGGGCAGCCGGCCCTGCAACCTGCCCGTCAACCGGAGCCGCTCTCTGCCAGAGAACATGatggagccgccgccgccgccgccgccgtcgggCAGGGTGGGCCGCTGCTGCAGCCTGAACGCCAGGAGGGCCCCAGCGGGCCCGGAGGCCGCCCAGCCCCAGTCTGGCGGGGGGTCGCCCCCAAGTGTGCCCGTCAGAGGGGAGGCCCTGTACATCACCGCAGACCTCACACTAGAGGACAACCGGCGGATGGTTGTCATGGAGAAGGGGCCCCTGCTGGGTCCCGACGCGGGACTGGAGGCGGCCAGCGGGCAGGGACCGAGCTCAGCGGCAGCCCAGGCAGGGCAAGGCCAGGAGTTCCAGGAGCGTGCAGAGTATCGGCCTAAGGAAGAGGGTCCCAGGGACCCGGCGGACCCAAGCCAGCAGGGCAGAGTCAGGAGCCTGAGGCAGAAATTCCAGGCCTTGAACTCTGAGTCGTGA